A genomic region of Polyangiaceae bacterium contains the following coding sequences:
- a CDS encoding bifunctional alpha,alpha-trehalose-phosphate synthase (UDP-forming)/trehalose-phosphatase — MARILLVSNRLPITVKVEPDKLSVLRSPGGLATALKGPHERSGSLWIGWPGDVSRLGREQIAALEQQLATMRLVPLYLTASEVSHYYEGFSNGVLWPLFHYLLDRIKLDDRGADWESYRAINQRFADVVAAQYQPGDMIWVHDYQLCLLPAMLRRRLPHAKIGFFLHIPFPSSEVFRILPSRAAILEGLLGADLIGFHTFSYMRNFSTCLLRILGIEADIDRIPVGGREVRLGVFPIGVDAKSFESLANAPEVRAEAETQTRSADGRKLILGIDRLDYTKGMPRRLLAIERFLEREPTWRGRVRYVQVAVPSREKIPAYEVLRQQVHDLVSRINGTYGTATDVPVHYLYRAFQERQIAAFYRSADVMLVTPLRDGMNLVAKEFVASRSDEDGVLILSEFAGAAIELDQALRINPYDMEQTAWAIKKAVTMPREERRIRMRALRERVSREDVHDWAQSFLDALAQTRVRPGVPQRLGAEGYPALLDRVRTFERLVLLLDYDGTLVPFAPTPDEAAPDRALLELLARLSHRPQTEVHIISGRDRHTLERWFSGLSIGLHAEHGLWSRPEPGDDWRMLNEVPAHWKDRVLPTIEQFTRRTPGSLVEHKSASIAWHYRQADPEFGVFQAKELRLHLSEVLSNFPVHILPGDKVIEIKPQGVDKGQIVHRFFSNVSKTILLAIGDDRTDEDIFAALPEGSIAIHVGPNPSRAPYRLDDFREARAFLRMFLHNAEASEMPS; from the coding sequence ATGGCGCGAATCCTCCTGGTGTCCAACAGGTTACCCATCACGGTCAAAGTCGAGCCGGACAAACTTTCCGTTCTGCGCAGCCCCGGAGGATTGGCCACGGCGCTGAAAGGGCCACACGAGCGTTCTGGAAGCTTGTGGATTGGCTGGCCTGGAGACGTTTCACGACTCGGACGGGAGCAGATTGCAGCGCTCGAGCAGCAGCTTGCCACCATGCGTCTCGTCCCCTTGTATCTCACGGCGTCCGAAGTCAGCCATTATTACGAAGGTTTTTCCAATGGAGTGCTCTGGCCGCTGTTCCATTACCTTTTGGATCGAATCAAGCTGGATGATCGGGGAGCGGATTGGGAAAGTTATCGTGCGATCAATCAGCGTTTTGCGGATGTCGTGGCTGCGCAATATCAGCCGGGCGATATGATATGGGTGCACGACTATCAGCTCTGTCTTTTGCCCGCGATGCTTCGTCGCCGATTGCCGCATGCCAAAATTGGGTTTTTCCTGCACATTCCCTTTCCCTCGTCAGAAGTATTTCGCATTCTTCCAAGTCGCGCGGCCATTCTGGAGGGCCTTCTCGGCGCGGATCTCATTGGCTTTCATACGTTCTCGTACATGCGGAACTTCTCCACGTGTTTGTTACGCATTTTGGGAATCGAAGCGGACATCGATCGAATTCCCGTTGGAGGACGCGAAGTACGGCTGGGCGTATTTCCCATCGGGGTCGATGCCAAGTCGTTCGAGTCGCTTGCCAATGCGCCCGAGGTACGAGCCGAAGCCGAGACGCAAACACGCAGCGCCGATGGCCGCAAGCTCATCCTGGGCATCGATCGGCTCGATTACACGAAAGGAATGCCTCGGCGGCTTTTGGCGATCGAGCGTTTCTTGGAGCGAGAACCGACGTGGCGCGGGCGCGTGCGCTACGTTCAAGTCGCCGTGCCGTCACGCGAGAAAATCCCCGCCTACGAGGTGCTCAGGCAGCAAGTCCATGATCTCGTCAGCAGGATCAACGGGACGTATGGAACGGCGACCGACGTGCCCGTTCATTATTTGTATCGAGCTTTTCAGGAGCGGCAGATTGCGGCATTTTATCGATCGGCCGACGTGATGCTCGTAACGCCACTGCGCGACGGAATGAACCTCGTGGCGAAAGAATTCGTTGCGAGTCGTTCCGACGAAGATGGGGTGTTGATTTTGAGCGAATTTGCCGGGGCGGCGATCGAGCTCGATCAAGCGCTGCGAATCAATCCGTACGATATGGAGCAGACGGCCTGGGCGATCAAAAAGGCCGTGACGATGCCGCGCGAAGAGCGGCGCATTCGCATGCGTGCATTACGCGAACGAGTTTCGCGCGAAGACGTGCACGATTGGGCGCAGTCGTTCCTGGACGCGCTCGCCCAAACGCGCGTTCGACCAGGTGTCCCACAGCGGCTCGGTGCGGAGGGATACCCGGCGTTGCTCGATCGGGTCCGCACGTTCGAACGCCTCGTGCTCTTGCTCGATTACGACGGCACGCTCGTCCCATTCGCTCCGACGCCCGACGAAGCGGCACCGGATCGCGCGCTGCTCGAATTGCTCGCGAGGTTGAGTCATAGGCCGCAGACCGAGGTGCACATCATCAGCGGACGCGATCGCCATACGCTCGAGCGGTGGTTTTCAGGCCTTTCGATTGGACTCCATGCGGAGCATGGGTTGTGGAGTCGTCCCGAGCCTGGTGACGATTGGCGTATGCTGAACGAGGTTCCCGCCCATTGGAAAGACCGCGTATTGCCGACGATCGAGCAATTCACGCGACGTACGCCGGGCTCGCTCGTCGAGCACAAATCGGCATCGATTGCCTGGCACTATCGACAGGCTGATCCGGAATTCGGCGTATTTCAGGCCAAGGAGCTGCGCCTTCATCTGAGCGAGGTCTTGAGCAATTTTCCGGTGCATATTCTACCGGGCGACAAAGTGATCGAGATCAAACCACAAGGCGTGGACAAAGGGCAGATCGTGCATCGGTTTTTCTCGAACGTGTCCAAGACCATTTTATTGGCCATCGGCGACGACCGCACGGATGAGGATATTTTTGCGGCGCTTCCCGAAGGCAGCATTGCAATTCACGTAGGTCCGAATCCCAGCCGCGCACCCTATCGATTGGATGATTTTCGCGAAGCGCGCGCATTTCTGCGAATGTTTTTGCACAACGCCGAGGCTAGCGAAATGCCATCATGA